The following proteins are co-located in the Polymorphospora rubra genome:
- a CDS encoding LppU/SCO3897 family protein, which yields MTSEGQQHPGREPQEAAPGAGHGPRTDEQSTAYPGERQATPGNSWATFAPGVRPEQSAPWAPPAAAPPVPGTPHPGAEQAPPAAGYRSEWGNQPAAYPPPGAVPGAPAAHVPPAPRPVHEPEPWSPEEAWGTGARSGPGRPAEQPPVHQRPLDEPPAGTPFAPAPEPAAQPWAAQDQPPAEWDAGQREPGRFEAVRAAWREDAREQDVRPGNESAQPPSAWAPAESGRQPWPAPESGSAWPPPGSVQPQSAPPQSAQPQVAWHQPAPAEPAREVTPPGQFPPPGQLSQPGQYAAGSVPPPAGPGQYGQPLGRGEPEGYPAQSAGSDRFAQPLDSGEAWQPAAPANGGWQPTPAAGPDPGWQQPPAAADSGWQPQPQSAPAGGPGWRSTDPEPAEYEAPAQRDPGFQSAGPVPGFAPSGVVPLPPQEARVPGATLAASPPANYESSSAYGQPPAYDQPSPYGQPPQPGTGEPAHRPDEDPPVIAPVPHPRSAVDNPPSGRMSVPQPAAEELPAGEPAQPGRPVSASASVPVSSLVTPPPADGGTPGPARPSQPRVYGRPVNPEPAVEEPAPPPTSGAPFGAPPTSGTPFGSRPTSGPPFGAPPSATADDDPGQGDGGAPAGAPWPGPNQAWSDEPRWPGSTPAREHANGFSHHGPAANAGSARVAPSDPPAEPTGQFRGANGAPYGDLAGPGPDGGQPDGPGGQPGPFGGPSNQFPSGFAGAASAPLAYPGPEPTQTPGGPFPGSPVSGGPTSGGPVSGAPASGGPGGFAPPDQYGQPFGGDYGQPAGPHGHQPHGQQSHGHQQPTGPYGQPLAAAGQPAPGAAPNWQDRQDQDRFNSFRPEAEAKPQPAPEPAAEPVPQVRNGRVLIAVLAAAVLLVAIPLGLVWLLKPSDEAFNPAVGDCVVQSGDQPTAANCGDDGAFKVVSKVGTLEECANKEQWIDVPATGGEAEQVLCLEPAQPAQPATSG from the coding sequence ATGACGTCCGAGGGTCAGCAGCACCCCGGTCGTGAGCCGCAAGAGGCTGCGCCGGGCGCCGGTCACGGACCACGTACGGACGAGCAGTCGACCGCCTACCCCGGCGAGCGCCAGGCGACGCCGGGCAACAGCTGGGCCACGTTCGCCCCGGGCGTACGGCCGGAACAGTCCGCCCCCTGGGCGCCACCGGCCGCCGCTCCCCCCGTACCCGGCACCCCGCACCCCGGCGCCGAGCAGGCGCCTCCCGCCGCCGGCTATCGCAGTGAGTGGGGCAACCAGCCGGCGGCGTACCCGCCGCCCGGCGCGGTTCCCGGGGCGCCGGCCGCGCACGTTCCGCCGGCACCGCGCCCGGTGCACGAGCCCGAGCCGTGGTCGCCCGAGGAGGCGTGGGGCACCGGTGCCCGTAGTGGGCCCGGCCGACCCGCCGAGCAGCCGCCGGTCCACCAACGTCCGCTGGACGAGCCACCCGCCGGCACCCCGTTCGCCCCGGCCCCGGAGCCGGCCGCCCAGCCGTGGGCCGCGCAGGACCAGCCGCCCGCCGAGTGGGACGCCGGCCAGCGCGAGCCGGGCCGTTTCGAGGCCGTACGCGCCGCCTGGCGCGAGGACGCCCGCGAACAGGACGTCCGGCCCGGCAACGAGTCGGCGCAGCCGCCTTCGGCGTGGGCCCCGGCCGAATCCGGCCGGCAGCCGTGGCCGGCGCCGGAGTCCGGCTCGGCCTGGCCGCCGCCCGGATCGGTCCAGCCGCAGTCCGCCCCGCCGCAGTCGGCGCAGCCGCAGGTCGCCTGGCACCAGCCGGCACCGGCCGAGCCGGCCCGCGAGGTCACCCCGCCCGGCCAGTTCCCACCACCCGGCCAACTCTCCCAGCCCGGCCAGTACGCCGCCGGATCGGTGCCGCCGCCCGCCGGGCCCGGCCAGTACGGCCAACCGCTCGGACGCGGCGAGCCCGAGGGCTACCCGGCGCAGTCCGCCGGGTCGGACCGGTTCGCCCAACCGCTGGATTCCGGCGAAGCCTGGCAGCCCGCAGCCCCCGCGAACGGTGGCTGGCAGCCCACACCGGCCGCCGGCCCGGATCCCGGCTGGCAGCAGCCGCCGGCCGCGGCGGACAGTGGCTGGCAACCGCAGCCGCAGTCCGCGCCCGCCGGCGGCCCCGGCTGGCGGTCGACCGACCCCGAGCCGGCCGAGTACGAGGCCCCCGCCCAGCGCGACCCCGGATTCCAGTCGGCCGGGCCGGTGCCCGGCTTCGCCCCGTCCGGCGTGGTGCCGCTGCCGCCGCAGGAGGCCCGGGTGCCCGGCGCCACGCTCGCCGCGTCGCCGCCCGCCAACTACGAGTCCTCCTCGGCGTACGGGCAGCCGCCCGCCTACGACCAGCCGTCGCCCTACGGCCAGCCGCCCCAGCCGGGGACGGGCGAGCCTGCCCACCGGCCCGACGAGGACCCGCCGGTCATCGCCCCGGTGCCGCACCCGCGCTCGGCCGTCGACAACCCGCCCAGCGGCCGGATGTCGGTGCCCCAGCCGGCCGCCGAGGAACTGCCGGCCGGTGAGCCGGCACAGCCGGGCCGCCCCGTGTCGGCGAGTGCGTCGGTGCCGGTGTCGAGCCTGGTCACGCCGCCGCCGGCGGACGGCGGCACGCCCGGCCCGGCCCGGCCGTCGCAGCCGCGCGTCTACGGCCGGCCGGTCAACCCCGAGCCCGCCGTCGAGGAGCCGGCACCACCGCCGACCTCCGGCGCGCCCTTCGGCGCTCCCCCCACCTCCGGCACGCCCTTCGGCAGCCGGCCGACCTCCGGCCCGCCATTCGGTGCCCCGCCGAGCGCCACCGCCGACGACGACCCGGGCCAGGGCGACGGCGGTGCCCCCGCCGGTGCTCCGTGGCCCGGCCCCAACCAGGCCTGGTCCGACGAACCACGCTGGCCCGGCAGCACGCCGGCCCGGGAGCACGCCAACGGCTTCAGCCACCACGGACCGGCCGCCAACGCAGGATCGGCCCGGGTCGCGCCGTCCGACCCGCCGGCCGAGCCGACCGGCCAGTTCCGGGGTGCGAACGGGGCGCCGTACGGCGATCTCGCCGGCCCCGGCCCGGACGGCGGCCAGCCCGACGGTCCCGGGGGCCAGCCCGGCCCCTTCGGCGGTCCGTCCAACCAGTTCCCGTCCGGGTTCGCGGGAGCCGCTTCGGCGCCGCTCGCATACCCCGGGCCGGAGCCGACGCAGACGCCCGGTGGTCCGTTCCCCGGCAGCCCGGTATCCGGTGGGCCGACCTCGGGCGGTCCGGTGTCCGGGGCGCCTGCTTCGGGCGGCCCGGGTGGGTTCGCCCCGCCCGACCAGTACGGACAGCCGTTCGGCGGCGACTACGGCCAGCCGGCCGGGCCGCACGGCCACCAGCCGCACGGCCAGCAGTCCCACGGCCACCAGCAGCCGACCGGACCGTACGGCCAGCCGCTCGCGGCGGCCGGGCAGCCGGCTCCGGGCGCGGCCCCGAACTGGCAGGACCGGCAGGATCAGGACCGGTTCAACTCGTTCCGGCCCGAGGCCGAGGCGAAGCCGCAGCCGGCACCCGAGCCGGCCGCCGAGCCCGTGCCGCAGGTACGCAACGGTCGGGTGTTGATCGCCGTACTCGCCGCCGCGGTGCTGCTGGTCGCCATCCCGCTGGGTCTGGTCTGGTTGCTCAAGCCCAGCGACGAGGCGTTCAACCCTGCCGTCGGCGACTGTGTCGTGCAGTCGGGCGACCAGCCGACGGCGGCCAACTGTGGTGACGACGGCGCCTTCAAGGTGGTGTCGAAGGTCGGCACCCTCGAGGAGTGTGCCAACAAGGAACAGTGGATCGACGTACCGGCGACGGGCGGCGAGGCGGAGCAGGTGCTGTGCCTGGAGCCGGCGCAGCCCGCACAGCCGGCGACCAGCGGGTAG